One Candidatus Poribacteria bacterium DNA segment encodes these proteins:
- the xylF gene encoding D-xylose ABC transporter substrate-binding protein, producing MIQLSTFYSKICVKATLLFCFLAVGLVVLFGCDTPNTQRKSDTADSTGTPSSDAVDKKIKIGLSMDSLRVERWQKDRDIFIAEAEKLGAEVIVQSADGDERRQNEQAENMITQGVDVLVVIPKDSVAAAQIVQAAHAEGIKVIAYDRLIRESSPDLYISFDNEKVGYLQAEYLLRQKPEGDYFLLGGAPTDNNAQLLRKGQMRALQAAIDSGDIRLVADGQHWAVNWDPRDALKKAEQVLTQTNNQIDAVVASNDGTAGGVIQALEGQNLAGSVLVSGQDAELAACQRIVKGTQTMTVYKPIHLIATKAAQAAVALAKGETIAEATQTVNNGKIDVPSILLTPIQVDKMNLDEVVIKDGFHTRQAVYQE from the coding sequence ATGATACAGCTCTCAACTTTTTACAGCAAGATTTGTGTAAAAGCCACATTGCTCTTCTGCTTTTTGGCAGTGGGTCTCGTAGTACTATTCGGATGCGATACTCCGAATACGCAAAGGAAAAGCGACACAGCGGATTCTACCGGCACGCCTTCTTCAGATGCGGTGGACAAAAAGATTAAAATCGGTTTATCCATGGATTCCTTACGGGTAGAGCGATGGCAAAAGGATAGGGATATCTTCATAGCCGAAGCAGAAAAACTCGGTGCTGAAGTTATTGTTCAATCTGCTGATGGCGATGAACGGCGACAAAATGAACAGGCAGAGAACATGATTACACAAGGTGTGGATGTCCTCGTCGTCATTCCCAAGGACAGTGTTGCTGCCGCCCAAATTGTCCAAGCCGCACATGCAGAAGGGATCAAGGTGATTGCCTACGACCGCTTGATTCGTGAGAGTTCACCCGATCTTTATATTTCTTTTGACAACGAGAAAGTCGGGTATTTGCAAGCCGAATATCTGCTGCGTCAGAAACCGGAGGGTGACTATTTCCTACTCGGTGGGGCACCGACGGACAATAATGCCCAACTCCTGCGGAAAGGTCAGATGCGTGCTTTGCAAGCTGCAATTGATAGTGGCGACATCCGATTAGTGGCAGATGGTCAACATTGGGCAGTCAATTGGGATCCACGCGACGCACTCAAGAAGGCGGAACAGGTCTTAACGCAGACAAACAATCAGATAGACGCTGTTGTCGCTTCTAATGATGGGACTGCGGGTGGTGTCATCCAAGCACTTGAAGGACAAAACTTGGCGGGGAGTGTCCTCGTTTCTGGACAGGATGCGGAACTCGCTGCGTGTCAGCGGATTGTCAAAGGCACACAAACAATGACGGTTTATAAACCGATTCATCTCATCGCAACCAAAGCGGCGCAGGCTGCCGTTGCACTCGCAAAGGGTGAAACAATCGCTGAAGCCACGCAGACCGTTAATAACGGCAAAATTGACGTGCCATCAATCCTACTTACGCCTATCCAAGTTGACAAAATGAACCTTGATGAAGTCGTCATTAAAGACGGATTTCACACACGCCAAGCCGTTTATCAGGAATAG
- a CDS encoding TAXI family TRAP transporter solute-binding subunit yields MFTKGRFAYHNELHLFISVALAVLVVFYGCSDKQSSEKAATRDASSQKREWISIMGGVIGGSFSQFAGGVSHVLSHKEPHIKISVEASAGSIENTRRVNEDAEGLGVVFASEAYLGYHGEEIFAEEGPKTNIRMVTLLFIAYDQFSTLANSDVHEFEDIVGKKIASGASGSGTAQTLERLSKLAGIWGEFTPIYKGGTAAAEALQDGQVDGFQWLVSVPNSAVIQLTTIKSIRMIDLDTPAKKHGFYEKYPFYLSGSLPEGAYEGKVESVKTILMPTVLISNKAVSEETIYALLKHIYSSEGHQAMLQTNQAAADMTIENAPKAFVIPLHHGAYKFWSEQGVEITAHAMPVD; encoded by the coding sequence ATGTTTACAAAAGGTAGATTTGCATATCATAACGAACTTCATCTATTCATATCTGTCGCGTTGGCTGTGTTGGTCGTTTTTTACGGGTGCAGCGACAAGCAATCGAGTGAAAAAGCCGCAACAAGGGATGCATCTTCGCAAAAGAGGGAATGGATCTCGATTATGGGGGGTGTCATTGGTGGTAGTTTTTCACAATTTGCGGGCGGTGTTAGTCACGTTCTGAGCCACAAAGAGCCACACATAAAAATATCTGTTGAAGCCTCAGCGGGATCCATTGAAAATACGCGGCGCGTAAACGAAGATGCAGAAGGACTCGGTGTCGTTTTTGCCTCTGAAGCGTATCTCGGTTATCATGGAGAAGAAATTTTCGCAGAAGAAGGACCGAAAACCAATATCCGGATGGTGACGCTGCTCTTTATCGCCTATGATCAATTTTCAACACTGGCAAACAGCGATGTACATGAATTTGAGGACATTGTTGGTAAAAAAATCGCATCTGGAGCGAGTGGGTCCGGGACAGCTCAGACGTTAGAACGGTTGTCGAAACTGGCAGGTATCTGGGGCGAGTTCACGCCGATTTACAAAGGTGGCACCGCCGCTGCGGAGGCACTCCAAGATGGACAGGTAGATGGATTCCAGTGGCTTGTCAGCGTCCCGAACAGTGCTGTTATCCAACTGACGACGATTAAATCCATCCGTATGATAGATCTCGACACACCTGCGAAAAAGCACGGTTTCTACGAAAAGTACCCGTTTTATCTCTCTGGTTCTCTGCCGGAGGGTGCTTATGAAGGTAAGGTTGAATCGGTGAAGACGATTCTGATGCCGACAGTCCTCATCTCAAACAAAGCAGTAAGCGAGGAGACAATCTACGCACTTCTGAAGCATATTTACTCATCAGAGGGTCATCAGGCGATGCTCCAAACAAACCAAGCTGCTGCTGACATGACGATCGAGAATGCACCGAAGGCGTTTGTCATTCCGCTTCACCACGGTGCCTATAAATTCTGGAGCGAACAGGGCGTGGAAATCACGGCACACGCGATGCCGGTGGATTAA
- a CDS encoding GNAT family N-acetyltransferase: MKIDRFSQPDNTWRISLSTEDKEDVSRLWLIEYQMRFGSAKLKMGGIAGVGTNEAHRNKGYSRRVMEDSTAFMTENGFDVAMLFGIPNFYPKFGYATVIPETWIYLETEEAQAAVPTYQIRKFEKNDAPEILSLYAANNAERTGTPLRDETRWKKFKMGSNFRVDADPYVVLDEGDMVVGYFVCDDTEENCILCDIGFQDRTIFETIVCFLADRAKHTGAAQVQCHIPADHPFTIFCRRYGCRTHTNNPKNSAGMMRIINQSSTLKGISSELGKRLRRSADLSEWSGKILISTDIGQDCLEIDKGSVAHTNSRANTFNLEMPQDKLIQLMMGRRSIEDLVIEPDVSVSEGIIPVLEILFPLGHPHVWWPDRF, encoded by the coding sequence ATGAAAATTGATCGGTTCTCACAACCTGATAATACTTGGCGGATATCGCTCTCGACTGAAGATAAAGAAGATGTGAGTCGTCTATGGCTCATTGAATATCAGATGCGATTCGGGTCTGCAAAACTCAAGATGGGTGGCATCGCCGGTGTCGGCACGAATGAAGCGCATCGTAATAAAGGATATTCTCGGCGCGTCATGGAGGACTCTACAGCGTTCATGACCGAGAATGGATTCGATGTCGCGATGCTATTTGGTATCCCGAACTTCTATCCTAAGTTTGGCTACGCAACAGTGATACCCGAAACATGGATCTATCTTGAAACGGAGGAGGCACAGGCAGCTGTACCTACATATCAGATCCGTAAATTTGAGAAGAACGACGCACCAGAGATATTGTCGCTCTACGCAGCAAACAACGCCGAACGAACGGGTACGCCTCTGCGAGACGAGACCCGTTGGAAAAAATTCAAGATGGGGAGCAACTTTAGGGTTGACGCTGACCCGTATGTCGTCCTGGACGAAGGTGATATGGTAGTCGGCTATTTCGTCTGTGACGATACGGAGGAGAACTGTATCCTCTGTGACATCGGATTCCAAGACAGAACGATTTTTGAGACAATCGTCTGCTTTCTTGCGGACCGTGCCAAACACACTGGGGCAGCACAGGTCCAGTGCCATATCCCCGCAGACCATCCATTCACTATCTTTTGTCGACGTTATGGCTGCCGAACACATACCAATAACCCAAAGAACAGCGCGGGTATGATGCGGATTATCAACCAATCAAGCACCTTAAAAGGGATTAGTAGTGAATTGGGAAAACGTCTACGACGTTCTGCCGATCTCTCAGAGTGGAGCGGGAAGATCCTCATCTCAACAGATATCGGACAGGATTGCTTAGAAATTGATAAGGGCAGCGTTGCACATACCAACAGTCGAGCGAACACCTTCAATCTTGAGATGCCACAGGATAAACTCATCCAATTGATGATGGGGAGACGAAGCATTGAAGATCTCGTCATTGAACCCGATGTTTCGGTAAGCGAAGGAATTATTCCCGTGCTGGAAATCCTCTTTCCACTCGGTCATCCGCACGTTTGGTGGCCCGACCGATTTTAG
- a CDS encoding autotransporter outer membrane beta-barrel domain-containing protein encodes MRKQPVFLTVWGMFIFVGAIFNRDAAFAESNSFSVSGYGIIHYSHFDWELDPGRRAAIDVERFVIAPKYRINDTIQLESELEFEHGGTGSTMEFDKFEEFGEFETEIEKGGEIIVEKLAAVFSFQSSLNFRVGHIIVPVGLVAKRHRPQHYFTTTRPESEAHIIPTIWHETGVEIFGSLGSLNYQAQIVNGLDSTGFSSRHWIVRGHQLRFETANAEAPTFVGRLDYAFHENATVGISGYYGDTAANRPKPDVDFDAHVGIVSLHGFYEVNAVKVRGLFLWGRLENADRLSKVNRTLSNNLNVKRTPIGSSALGWYIEAGYDILSFFTKPNNSTKHHDLEDKPSDKTLDVFARYDFYDTMASVEGIIFDNPRWERNTWTFGINYHVHPKMVFKSHYSLRRLATKDKNRENTFSLGFGFQY; translated from the coding sequence ATGAGAAAACAACCCGTGTTCCTCACTGTTTGGGGAATGTTTATTTTCGTAGGAGCGATTTTTAATCGCGATGCTGCTTTTGCTGAATCAAATTCGTTCTCGGTCTCTGGATACGGAATCATCCACTATTCTCACTTTGATTGGGAACTTGACCCGGGCAGGCGAGCTGCTATTGATGTGGAACGTTTCGTCATCGCGCCAAAATACCGCATCAACGATACCATCCAACTTGAATCGGAATTGGAGTTTGAACACGGCGGTACCGGTAGCACAATGGAATTTGACAAATTTGAAGAGTTTGGAGAATTCGAGACAGAAATCGAAAAAGGCGGTGAAATCATTGTTGAAAAACTCGCTGCCGTTTTTTCTTTTCAATCTTCCCTCAACTTCCGTGTCGGACATATTATAGTCCCAGTAGGGCTTGTTGCAAAGCGGCATCGACCCCAACACTACTTTACGACAACACGTCCCGAATCGGAAGCACATATCATTCCAACGATTTGGCATGAAACCGGTGTCGAAATTTTCGGATCGCTCGGCTCACTGAACTATCAGGCACAAATTGTCAACGGATTGGATTCGACCGGTTTCAGTTCCCGGCACTGGATAGTTCGCGGACACCAACTTCGATTTGAAACAGCCAACGCCGAGGCACCTACATTCGTCGGACGGCTCGATTACGCGTTTCATGAAAACGCGACCGTCGGTATCTCTGGCTACTACGGAGACACCGCCGCGAACCGACCAAAACCTGATGTGGATTTTGATGCCCACGTGGGAATTGTGAGTCTTCACGGATTTTATGAAGTAAATGCCGTGAAGGTACGCGGATTGTTTCTCTGGGGCAGGCTTGAGAATGCCGATCGGTTGTCTAAAGTCAATCGGACGCTTTCCAACAATCTCAATGTAAAGCGTACACCCATAGGGAGTTCAGCCCTCGGTTGGTACATTGAGGCAGGCTACGATATTCTATCATTTTTCACGAAACCAAATAACAGCACGAAACATCATGATCTGGAGGACAAGCCTTCAGATAAGACTTTGGATGTCTTCGCGCGTTATGATTTTTATGATACCATGGCGAGCGTTGAAGGTATTATCTTCGACAATCCGCGGTGGGAAAGAAACACATGGACTTTTGGGATTAACTACCATGTCCATCCAAAAATGGTTTTTAAGAGCCACTATTCTCTCCGACGGTTAGCAACGAAAGACAAAAACAGAGAAAATACTTTCTCGCTCGGCTTTGGCTTTCAATATTAA
- a CDS encoding ABC transporter permease — MPIFLFGIDTGDIGIGDRLGWVWHSDAYQNIVIIILGVIIGWLLRYASRQEYWRNAVRQIRGNRIAIVCFFILLGYLLIGGLDSISWRDPLFNQEGVLTRSESRRVVYRPRSLSLLDRLCTPLRERTEKTYSAPLATHLYAKSTVQTPDGQTAREYPPLAYPRTHLLGTDKVGSDVFYRALKGIRTGLIIGGFTTLLLVPFAIFFGVIAGYFGGWIDDAVQYIYATLDSIPSILLIVAFMLLFGQGLFNLCLIMGISGWTGLCRILRGETLKLRELEYVQAAEAFGVHRGFIILKHLVPNLMHIVLITSILGFSRFVLAEAVLSYLQIGVDPTMGSWGNMINTARLELARDPIVWWNLAAAFVFMFGLVLPVNLFGDAVRDALDPRLRTE, encoded by the coding sequence ATGCCTATTTTTTTATTTGGAATAGATACTGGAGACATCGGCATTGGGGACCGACTCGGGTGGGTGTGGCACTCTGATGCGTATCAGAACATCGTCATTATTATCTTGGGGGTCATTATAGGATGGCTCCTTCGCTACGCCTCTCGACAGGAGTATTGGCGGAATGCTGTTCGGCAAATTCGCGGAAATCGGATTGCCATTGTCTGCTTCTTTATTCTTTTGGGATATCTTCTCATCGGGGGCTTGGATAGTATCTCCTGGCGGGATCCTCTGTTTAACCAAGAAGGTGTTCTGACACGCAGCGAAAGCAGGCGGGTTGTTTACAGACCGAGGTCTCTCAGTCTCCTTGATAGACTTTGCACGCCGCTTCGAGAGCGGACCGAGAAAACCTATTCCGCACCCTTAGCAACGCACCTATATGCCAAAAGTACCGTTCAGACCCCTGATGGACAAACAGCTCGCGAGTATCCGCCGCTCGCGTATCCACGCACACACCTTTTGGGCACCGACAAAGTCGGTAGCGATGTCTTCTATCGTGCCTTAAAAGGCATCCGAACCGGACTCATCATCGGCGGATTTACCACCTTGCTTCTTGTGCCTTTCGCCATATTTTTTGGTGTTATTGCTGGCTACTTTGGTGGCTGGATAGATGATGCCGTTCAGTATATCTACGCCACACTTGATTCGATCCCCTCTATCCTTCTTATTGTTGCCTTCATGCTCCTTTTCGGACAAGGGTTGTTCAATCTCTGCCTCATCATGGGAATCAGCGGTTGGACGGGGTTGTGTCGTATCTTGCGCGGCGAGACTTTGAAACTCCGAGAATTAGAATACGTGCAAGCCGCTGAAGCCTTCGGTGTGCACCGTGGATTCATTATTCTCAAACATCTCGTTCCGAACCTTATGCATATCGTGCTAATCACCTCTATCTTAGGGTTTAGCAGATTCGTGCTGGCGGAAGCGGTGCTGAGTTATCTCCAAATCGGTGTTGATCCGACAATGGGAAGTTGGGGGAATATGATTAACACGGCGCGTTTGGAACTCGCCCGTGATCCGATTGTCTGGTGGAATCTTGCTGCAGCGTTTGTCTTCATGTTTGGGTTGGTGTTACCGGTGAATCTATTCGGCGATGCTGTGCGTGATGCCTTGGATCCGAGACTGCGAACGGAGTAG
- a CDS encoding VOC family protein, whose protein sequence is MNILGIDFTFFAVSDMQKSFTFYRDLLGIPLACLVHEGTWAEFEINPGTLVLGQGYDFTQPGGGTVALAVADAKAAVQELEQAGIHALSPVGESAVCFWAIIEDPDGNRVIIHQRKDKTIG, encoded by the coding sequence GTGAATATATTAGGCATTGACTTTACTTTCTTCGCGGTGAGCGATATGCAGAAATCGTTCACCTTTTATCGTGACCTACTTGGAATTCCACTGGCATGTTTGGTGCATGAAGGGACATGGGCGGAATTCGAGATTAATCCAGGCACATTGGTATTAGGACAGGGTTATGATTTTACGCAACCCGGTGGAGGGACGGTCGCGCTTGCAGTTGCCGACGCGAAAGCTGCTGTCCAAGAATTAGAACAAGCAGGAATACACGCTCTTTCGCCTGTAGGTGAATCCGCTGTATGTTTTTGGGCGATTATCGAAGACCCCGATGGCAATCGCGTTATTATCCATCAGCGAAAAGATAAAACCATCGGATAA
- a CDS encoding HAD hydrolase-like protein produces the protein MIATIFDIDGTLVESFGFDDACYISAIREVLGEVHIHNDWSKYKNVTDTGSLRQIMEENKIREKAQIKEVRTKFGELIRQYLQNSGKCCAKEGAIHLINKLTAADNYEVGFATGGWRHTAKMKLQHAGFNLRNTVLTSSDDGDERVTIMKKCLFALGNNFQRIVYIGDAEWDMQATQELGWHFIGVGARLKGKCNFWVEDFSNYDTFMKMLHA, from the coding sequence ATGATCGCCACAATATTCGACATCGACGGCACTTTAGTCGAAAGTTTCGGTTTTGATGATGCTTGTTACATCTCCGCCATAAGAGAGGTCTTGGGTGAAGTTCACATCCATAATGATTGGAGCAAATATAAAAATGTAACCGACACAGGTAGTTTGCGACAAATTATGGAAGAAAATAAAATTCGGGAAAAGGCACAAATCAAGGAAGTCCGTACGAAATTCGGCGAATTGATTAGGCAGTATCTTCAAAACAGTGGAAAATGCTGTGCAAAAGAAGGTGCTATTCACCTGATTAATAAACTTACTGCTGCAGATAACTACGAAGTTGGATTCGCTACAGGCGGTTGGAGACATACCGCCAAGATGAAACTCCAGCATGCAGGATTTAATTTGAGGAATACGGTTTTAACTTCCAGTGACGATGGTGACGAACGCGTAACGATTATGAAGAAATGCTTATTTGCGTTAGGGAATAACTTCCAGCGCATCGTATATATAGGTGACGCTGAATGGGATATGCAAGCGACTCAAGAACTCGGATGGCACTTCATAGGAGTCGGAGCACGTTTAAAAGGAAAATGTAATTTTTGGGTCGAAGACTTTTCAAACTACGATACATTTATGAAAATGCTGCATGCTTAG
- a CDS encoding ferritin-like domain-containing protein: MENGRRDAIIKELTRAYWMELETTLNYLAISVDLDGIRAEEIKTSLAEDIQTEITHAQELAARIKEIDGRVPGSFAFKPEQASLQPPEDSTDVVATIHGVIEAEDAAIEQYNKIIRLCDGIDYVTQDLCIKLLADEEKHRREFRGFLKEYEKE; this comes from the coding sequence ATGGAAAACGGAAGAAGAGACGCAATCATCAAAGAACTGACTCGCGCTTATTGGATGGAGTTAGAAACAACGCTTAATTATCTGGCGATTTCTGTTGATCTGGACGGTATCCGTGCCGAAGAGATTAAGACATCCTTGGCAGAGGACATCCAGACGGAAATTACACACGCGCAGGAACTTGCCGCCCGCATTAAGGAGATTGACGGACGGGTTCCCGGCTCATTCGCCTTTAAACCGGAACAGGCATCACTCCAACCGCCGGAAGATTCAACCGATGTCGTCGCAACAATTCACGGGGTCATTGAAGCGGAAGACGCTGCAATCGAACAATACAATAAGATTATTCGCCTCTGTGATGGGATAGATTACGTCACGCAAGACCTCTGCATCAAACTCCTCGCCGATGAAGAAAAGCACCGTCGGGAGTTCAGAGGATTCCTCAAGGAATATGAGAAAGAGTAA
- a CDS encoding NUDIX hydrolase → MSQKIEEQDGHMFLYFGEPPANVGKIEFINCVAHQQNQILFCKWRDKGIWVLPSGRVESRETAEEAAHRELLEETGATLRNLEVLCYVHCFMYNLEYWGIAYWGEIEALGNPTDLNEVSEARLFSYFPENFGKPGPFENESKALYAAVMHKLSKPRD, encoded by the coding sequence GTGAGTCAAAAGATTGAAGAACAAGACGGACACATGTTTCTCTATTTCGGGGAACCCCCAGCAAATGTAGGGAAAATTGAGTTTATCAATTGCGTCGCGCATCAACAAAACCAAATTCTCTTCTGCAAATGGCGCGATAAGGGCATCTGGGTACTACCCAGCGGACGCGTCGAATCCAGAGAAACGGCTGAAGAAGCAGCACACCGTGAACTCCTGGAGGAAACGGGGGCAACACTGAGAAACCTTGAAGTTTTGTGTTACGTACACTGCTTCATGTACAACCTCGAATACTGGGGAATCGCTTACTGGGGAGAAATCGAAGCGTTAGGGAACCCAACAGACCTTAATGAAGTCAGCGAAGCGCGTCTGTTCTCATACTTTCCAGAAAATTTTGGTAAACCCGGACCATTCGAGAATGAGTCCAAGGCATTATATGCCGCTGTAATGCATAAACTATCAAAACCAAGAGATTAA
- a CDS encoding carbonic anhydrase family protein, with protein MNENKKEKKVIQHIEPVCWGYEAENGPDVWERLSPEYQLCGAGIHQSPIDLVNPTPTKLLPITFNYQPTSLNIHNTGNTITVAYQQGSWIEVDATKYHLLEFHFHAPSEHTVAGDLSDMEMHLVHESENGTLAVIGVLIKSGRINTAFNPFWEYLPSTIGESKQNKDVILNAYDLLPSRKHTYRYTGSLTTPPCSEGVKWFVLTTPIEMSHSQVAAFKSIMSGNNRPVQPLNGRKLIVDSTERKDCESKD; from the coding sequence ATGAACGAAAACAAAAAAGAAAAGAAAGTTATCCAGCATATTGAGCCAGTGTGCTGGGGCTATGAAGCAGAAAACGGACCAGACGTTTGGGAACGACTCAGTCCGGAATATCAATTGTGCGGTGCAGGAATACACCAATCTCCGATTGATCTCGTGAATCCCACACCAACGAAACTTCTACCAATTACTTTTAATTACCAACCTACATCTTTGAACATCCACAATACCGGGAATACAATCACAGTTGCATACCAGCAAGGCAGTTGGATTGAGGTTGATGCAACGAAATACCACCTTCTGGAATTCCACTTTCATGCTCCCAGCGAACATACAGTGGCAGGAGACCTATCCGACATGGAGATGCATCTCGTCCATGAAAGTGAAAACGGGACGTTGGCTGTTATTGGGGTGCTTATTAAAAGCGGACGCATCAATACAGCATTTAATCCCTTTTGGGAGTATCTGCCATCAACCATAGGTGAATCTAAACAGAACAAAGATGTTATTTTAAATGCTTACGATCTGTTGCCGAGCAGAAAACACACCTATCGCTATACCGGTTCGTTGACAACACCTCCCTGTTCAGAAGGTGTTAAGTGGTTCGTTCTGACAACTCCCATCGAGATGTCCCACTCGCAAGTCGCAGCATTTAAATCAATCATGTCCGGTAACAACCGACCCGTACAACCTTTGAATGGACGAAAACTGATCGTAGATTCTACTGAAAGGAAAGATTGTGAGTCAAAAGATTGA
- a CDS encoding c-type cytochrome produces the protein MKHFQSLTFLIFFLAVLLSACDTESPVAVESIPISSTSEFSGGETTIFDASSHAFSIPAPNLSPTAFEKHLDGDREFEAAFVTAPAEVNPGLGPIYNNISCINCHARDGRGHPPGPNEKLVSMLFRLSLPKAEDSAAGMPPTPVPGFGTQLNNRSIVNANPEGKVKIDYTEQTLTTVDGTRVHLRYPNYTFTDTYQPLPENIEVSPRVAPVVFGLGLLEAIPEETILAYADEADVDGDGISGKPNYVWDVVKQRYALGRFGWKANQPTLIQQVAAAYHDDMGLTTSLFSIENSAGQPQLTKHSATPEVSDDILEVVTFYVQTLAVPARRNVDNPQVKQGEELFAKAQCASCHVPTLRTGVLVGVPSVSNQTIHPYTDMLLHDMGPELADNRPDFHASGREWRTPPLWGIGLMKRVNGHTNLLHDGRARDLMEAILWHGGEAKRSRQIVEQMTKSERNALIAFLESL, from the coding sequence ATGAAACATTTTCAGAGCTTAACATTCCTCATCTTTTTCTTAGCGGTTCTGCTGAGCGCGTGTGACACCGAGTCTCCTGTGGCTGTAGAGTCGATACCCATATCTTCGACGAGCGAGTTTTCGGGTGGTGAGACAACGATCTTTGATGCCTCAAGCCACGCCTTTTCAATCCCGGCTCCTAATCTTTCCCCAACAGCATTTGAGAAACACCTGGACGGTGACCGTGAATTTGAAGCAGCGTTTGTGACAGCACCTGCAGAGGTTAACCCCGGTCTCGGACCTATCTACAACAACATATCGTGCATCAATTGTCACGCACGTGATGGGCGTGGACACCCCCCGGGTCCCAACGAGAAACTGGTGTCAATGCTCTTCAGACTCAGCCTTCCAAAAGCAGAGGATTCGGCAGCCGGAATGCCGCCAACACCGGTGCCTGGCTTCGGTACACAACTTAACAACCGCTCAATTGTCAATGCAAACCCGGAAGGAAAGGTCAAGATTGACTATACCGAACAGACGTTGACAACGGTAGATGGCACGCGCGTGCATCTACGCTATCCGAACTATACTTTTACGGATACTTACCAACCCCTGCCAGAAAACATCGAAGTATCGCCACGCGTCGCACCGGTTGTCTTTGGACTCGGTTTGCTGGAAGCGATTCCTGAAGAAACTATCCTCGCTTACGCAGACGAAGCCGATGTAGACGGGGACGGTATTTCTGGTAAACCTAATTATGTCTGGGATGTCGTTAAGCAGCGTTACGCCCTGGGACGTTTCGGGTGGAAAGCAAATCAACCGACGCTTATTCAGCAGGTTGCAGCGGCGTACCACGATGATATGGGACTAACAACGTCTCTATTTTCAATTGAGAACTCCGCAGGACAACCCCAGCTCACTAAACACAGCGCAACACCAGAGGTCAGCGACGATATCTTAGAGGTCGTAACATTCTACGTTCAGACATTGGCAGTGCCAGCGCGACGCAACGTGGATAACCCACAAGTTAAACAGGGCGAAGAACTTTTTGCCAAAGCACAATGCGCGAGTTGTCATGTGCCTACGTTAAGAACCGGTGTTTTAGTGGGTGTTCCCTCGGTCAGCAATCAGACAATCCACCCATATACAGATATGCTGTTACATGACATGGGACCTGAGTTGGCGGACAACCGCCCAGATTTTCACGCCAGCGGTAGGGAATGGCGCACGCCGCCCTTGTGGGGAATTGGCTTGATGAAAAGAGTCAACGGGCATACCAACTTGCTCCACGACGGCAGGGCGCGGGATCTAATGGAAGCCATTCTTTGGCACGGGGGCGAAGCGAAAAGATCTCGGCAAATCGTTGAGCAGATGACAAAATCAGAGCGCAACGCGCTTATTGCCTTTTTGGAGTCTTTATAA